The genomic DNA CCGCGACGGTCAACACCCGCCCGCCGATGGCGCTGCGCGATCTGCTCGATGTCACACCATTGGGTAAACCGATTCCCGTCGAGGAGGTCGAGCCGGTTGACGCCATCACGCGTCGCTTCGTGACGGCGAGCATCTCGTACGGCGCACTCTCGCTTGAGGCGCATGAGACAATGGCGATTGCGATGAACCGCCTCGGCGGCAAATCCGGCTCCGGCGAGGGCGGAGAAGACCCGGCGCGCTATCACCCCACCGACCCCAAGATGAATCGCAGCTCGGCGATCAAGCAGGTCGCCTCAGGACGTTTCGGAGTGACTCCGGAATATTTGATGTCGGCGCGCGAGCTGGAGATCAAGATGGCGCAGGGCAGCAAGCCGGGCGAGGGCGGCCAGCTTCCCGGGCATAAAGTGGCACCAGATATCGCCCGCGTGCGGCATACGATTCCGGGCCTTTCGTTGATCTCGCCGCCGCCGCACCATGACATCTACTCCATCGAAGATCTGGCACAGCTCATCTATGATTTGAAGATGATCAATCCCGCCGCGCGCGTCAACGTGAAGCTCGTCTCGGAGGCGGGCGTGGGCACGATCGCGGCCGGGGTGGCGAAGGGCCATGCGGATAATATTCTGATCTCAGGCTACGACGGCGGCACCGGGGCCAGCCCCTTAAGCTCGATCAAGAATGCGGGGCTGCCGTGGGAGCTCGGGCTGGCCGAAACGCAGCAAACGCTGCGGGCCAACGGGCTGCGAGAGCGCGTGATCCTCCGCGCGGATGGCGGCATGAAGACCGGGCGCGATGTGCTCATCGCGGCGGCCTTCGGGGCTGAGGAGTACGGCTTCGGGACGGCCGCGGTGGTGGCTACCGGCTGCGTGATGACGCGCCAATGCCATCTCAACACCTGTCCGGTGGGGGTCGCCACGCAGGATCGGCAATTGCGGGCGCGCTTTGCCGGCACGCCGGAGATGGTGGTCAACTACATGCGGTTTGTCGCGCAGGAGCTGCGCGAGTATCTGGCCGCGCTGGGGGCGCGCGCGCTGAATGAGCTGATCGGGCGCAGCGATTTGTTGACCCGCCGCGCAGGCCTCGCCCTGTCATCGAAAGCGAAGACCGTCGAGCTGCAGTCGCTGATGGCCACGGTGGATGAGGGGCCGCGCTTCCACACGGTGGCGCGCAACGATCGGCCAAATGAGCATCCGCTGGATGATGACATCCTGCGCGATGCGAGTGCGGCGATCGAGCGGGGCGAAAAGATCACGCGCTCGTATGCCATCCGCAACACCAACCGGACGATTGGCGCGCGCGTGGCCGGGGCCATCGCCAAACGCTATGGCGATCAGGGGCTGCCGGCCGGCACGATCGACGTGACGCTGCGCGGTGTGGCGGGGCAGAGCTTCGGCGCATTTTGCGCCAACGGGATTCGGCTGACCTTGATCGGCGAGGCCAACGACTACGTGGGCAAGGGCATGGGCGGCGGCGAGTTGATCGTGCGTCCGCCGGATGAGTCGCCGTTTGCGTGGGACAAGAATGTCATCATCGGCAACACCTGCCTCTACGGGGCGACCGGCGGCGTGCTCTACGCCGGGGGCCGGGCCGGCGAGCGGTTTGCGGTGCGCAACTCCGGCGGCTTTGCCGTGGTTGAGGGATTGGGCGACCACGGCTGCGAGTACATGACCGGCGGTCTCGTGCTCGTGCTGGGGAGCACTGGCCGCAACTTTGGGGCTGGCATGACCGGCGGCCGGGCCTATGTGCTCGATGAAGAGCGCGTCTTTGAGAGGCGGGTGAACCTTGAGCTGGTGGAGCTGCATCAGCTTGAGGGCGATGACGACGTGGCCAATGTGCGCGCGCTCTTGGAGCGTCACTTCGTCGCGACGAAAAGCAACAAGGCGCTGGAGATTCTTTCCAATTGGGAAGACCACCAGGAGCTCTTCTGGATGGTGGTGCCGCGGGGCGCTGGCGCGAAGCTCGAACATCTTGTGAGCGCCAAAGAAGGCTGATTCCCTCAAAGCGCAGACCGATATCAGATATCGAATTCGATATCTGATATCGCTCGGAAACTCTCATGGTGACAGAACTCCACGTCCTCAACGCCTTACGAATGGTGCAGGATCCGGATCTGCGGCGGGATATTGTCTCGCTGGGATTCGTGAAGAACCTCAGCATCGATGGCGGACGGATCGCGTTTCAGATTGAGCTGACGACGCCGGCCTGTCCGGTCCGCGATGTGATGCGGGAAGAGGCTCGAAAAGTCGTTGCCGCGATTCCTGGCGTCACGTCCGTCGAGATCGGGATGACCTCGCAGGTCCGTAGGTCCGTCGGTTCCGTCGGTCCCTCGATGGGTGGCGTCGCGATTCCCACGATCAAAAATGTGATTCCGATTGCGAGCGGCAAAGGCGGCGTGGGTAAATCGACGGTGAGCGCCAACCTCGCATTGGCCCTCGCCAAGACCGGCGCGCGCGTTGGATTGATGGACGCCGATGTCTACGGGCCCACGATTCCGACACTGCTCGGTATTACCGCGCTGCCTGAGGTGGATGAGCAGAATCGCATGACGCCGGTTGAGCAGTACGGCGTCAAAGTCATCTCGATGGGTTTTTTCATGAAGCCGGAGGATGCGGTGATCTGGCGCGGGCCGATGCTGCATAAAACCGTCCAGCAGTTTTTGGGCGGCGTGCTGTGGGGCGAGCTGGATTATCTGCTGGTGGATCTTCCGCCAGGCACGGGCGATGTGCAGCTCTCATTGTGCCAATCGATTCCGATTACTGGCGCAGTGATCGTCTCAACGCCGCAAGATGTGGCGCTCAACGTTGCACAGAAAGCGATCGCCATGTTCAAGAAACTCAACGCGCCGGTGCTGGGCATCATCGAGAACATGAGTGCCTATGTCTGCCCGCATTGCGGCAAGCAGGACCAGATTTTCGGCATCGGCGGGGCCAAGGCGACCGCTGAGCGCATGAACATTCCATTGCTCGGCGAGATTCCATTGGCGACTGAAGTCCGCACAACCTCGGATGCCGGCACGCCAATCGTGTTAGCGGATCCTGCCGCGCCCGCAGCTAAAGCCTTCATCAAAGCCGCCGAAGCGCTCGCCGCGCAAGTGAGCATCCGCGCCATGCAAGGCGAGTTGGCGCCGCAAGTGAAGATGACGTTTTGATGGGCGTGCCGCGTCCAGGTTATTCCGGTTCGCTTGATATTATTCGAGAGCTTAACCGTGCGAAGGTAAAGTATCTGGTCATAGGTGGAGTTGCGGTAATCTACCATGGGGTTCCTCGGGCAACATTTGATCTCGACCTCTCGGTTTGGCTCGCGCCTGAAAATCTGCAACGGCTCGAGTCCGTCATGAAACGGATAGGTTTTGTTCCGAAAGCTCCCGTGCCAGTGACAGGACTGGCGAACCCGCTGACTCGTCGTGAGTGGACGCAACATAAGGGCATGAAGGTTTTCGCATTTGAAGAATTGAAGCCGCCGTTTCGACTGGTTGATATCATGGTGGCTTCCCTGCGGAATTTCCATCAGGTCTACAAGCGGCGTGTTGAAGTGCATGATCAGGGCGTGACCATTCCTCTGATGCCCATTCCTGAGTTGATCCGGACGAAGACCGGGACAGGACGGCCGAAAGACCAAGAGGACATCGAAAATCTCCGATTCGTCGAGTCGGTTCGTCGACCAACACAGAGGCGCGAGAGCGCATGAAACGTCGGCAACAACCCCCAGAAGACAAGCAGCGATTGATCCTGCAGTTCTTGAAACTCTCCCCGGCGGAGCGGATGCGGTATGCGACTGGATTTGTCGATTCGGCCCTCCGCGTGAATCCGGATTTACTCAAATACCGCGCAGCGCTCAACGCTCGGGAGCGGTCGAAACGATGAGCTCGGTTGCACCGGTCGAAATCGGGCGGGCGAATCAATATGATGTGAAGATTTGCTGGCAGGATGGGCATGAGAGCATCTATCTTGCGCGCGAGCTGCGGCTCAAGTGTCCGTGCGCTGGCTGCGTCGACGAGCTGACCGGTGCCGCGCGGATTATCTCCACGAGCATCCCGCAAAACGTCGTGCCATTGAAGATCGACCTCATCGGCCGCTATGCGATTTCGATTCAGTGGTCCGACGGCCACAACACTGGGATTTATCCGTTTGAGTACCTCCGTTCGATATCAGATATGAAATGACCATTTCATATCTGATATCGCCTGGAAGAGTTTGAGATGGTTGAGAGGATTTATTTGGATTACGCCTCGCAGACGCCGATGCTGTCGGAGGTGAGGCAGGCGATGGCGGCGGCGTTAGAGGAAGCAGGGAACCCATCGTCGATCCATGGCGAAGGACGGCGGGCGAAACAGCTGCTTGAGCAGGCGCGCAAGCAGGTGGCTGCGCTCATCAACGCGAAGCCTGAGGAAATTTACTTCACCTCGTGCGGCACTGAATCCAACAACTGGGCGCTGCGCGGGTTGCTCGCGGCGAATCAACGCAAAGGGATCCCCGGGCCGCCGGAGAATCGTGCCAGCCGCACCAGTCGCACGACACAGGTCGGTAAGCACCTCGTCATCTCCGCCATCGAGCATCCGTCCATTTCGCTCGTGGCTCGACGACTCGAGCTTGATCGACGGGCGACCGTCAGCTTATTGCCGGTGGATTCAGAAGGCATCATCGCTCCTAGTGCGTTAAAGGCGTTGATTAAGCCGGAGACGATGTTGGTGTCGGTGATGCTCGCCAACGGCGAAGTCGGCACGATTCAGTCGATCAAGGAACTCGCGGCGATCGCTCATGAGCATGGAGCGCTGATTCATACCGATGCGATTGCTGCGGTCGGACACATTTCGGTTGATGTCAAGGAACTCGGCATCGATGCGCTCAGCCTTGCTGCGAATCAAATGTACGGGCCGCCAGGGGCTGCAGCACTGTATGTTCGTGATGGGGTTCGCATCCTTCCTCTCTTAGAAGGCGGCGGCCAAGAGCACGGCGGCCGCTCCGGCACCGAAGCCCTCCCCGCCATCGTCGGCCTGGGTGCCGCCGCAGAGCGATCAGATCGATATCAGATATCGAATTCGATATCTGATATCGCCTTGAGGCGGAATCGGCTGCGGGATGGGCTCAAAGAGCGCATCGAGCGCATCCGGTTCAACGGCTCATGGACATCCCGGCTGCCGCATAATCTCCATGTGTGCATCGATGGGGTTTCAAGCGAATCACTCGTGCTTGGGTTGGATCAAGCCGGCATCGCGGCGGGCTTAGGCTCAGCCTGCAACGCCAAGTCCATGCGGCCATCGCATGTGCTCAAGGCGATGGGGCTCTCTGATGACGAAGCCAAAGGGGCGCTCGTGCTCTCCGTTGGGTTGCCGACGACCGAAGAAGAGATTGATCGCGCGCTGGAAATCATCCCCCGCGTCGTGCAACAATTGCGTTCCGTGACAGCCCTAACCACTCGATATCAGATATGAAATGGCCATTTGATATCTGATATGGAATGACGGTTTCATATCTGATATCGCCTGTGGGAAAGGTGTGGAAAAGATGAAATACGTTGTGGTATTGCCGGATGGCGTGGCAGATGTGCCGATAGCGGCACTCGGCAACAAGACGCCGCTCGAAGCGGCCAAGCATCCGAACATGGATTGGATCGCGGCCAACGGGGTCACCGGCTGGGCGCATACGATTCCTCAAGGCTTTCCCCCAGGCTCGGATGTCGGCTGCATGAGCGTCTTTGGCTACGATCCCAAGAAATATTACACCGGCCGGGCTCCGCTTGAGGCGGCGGCCCAAGGGATCGCACTCGGCGACGGCGATGTGGCCTTCCGCTGCAACACCGTGACGATCACCGACGGGGTCATGACCGATTACTCCGCCGGCCACATCGAAAGCGCCGACTCGCATGAGCTGATCAAGACAGTCAATGAGCGGCTCGGCAGCAAGCATGGCGTGAGATTTTATCCCGGGGTGAGCTATCGGCATTTGATGGTGATCCATGGCGCTGAGTACGGCAAGACGCAGTGTGTGCCGGCGCATGATTTGTCGGATAAGCCTGTCATGCCGCCGAAGGGGATGGGCGCGGAGAAGCTGGGGCAGATCCTCTGCGAAGCCGCCGGAATTCTCAAGGATCATCCGGTGAATCAGCGACGCATCGCGGCGGGCAAGCGGCCGGCCAACCAGCTCTGGTTTTGGGGCCAGGGCACGGTGGCGAAGTTTCCGCTGTTTCAGAAAGAGTACGGACTCAAGGGCGCGTGTATTAGCGCGGTGGACATCGTGCGGGGCTTGGGAACGCTCGTCGGATTTGATATCATTAAAGTTCCCGGGATCACCGGCTACTTTGACACGAACTACAAAGGCAAAGCCGAGTACGCGCTGAAGGCGCTGGAGAATCATGACTTCGTGCTCGTGCATGTGGAGCCGACGGATGAAGCCGGCCACATGGGCGATGCGCAGAAAAAGATTCAGGCCATCGAGGACACTGATCGGCTGGTGGTGGGCACGCTGCTTGAGGGCTTAAAGAAGCGCGGCGAGCCGTACGCGATCATGATCGTGTGCGATCATCCGACCAGCACCGCGCTAAAGACCCACATCGCCGAGCCGGTGCCGTTTGCGATGTACCCAACCAAATCAACGCACGAGCGCGTCACGACGTATAATGAAACGGCAGTGAACGCGGCAACGACGCGCATCCAAGACGGCTACCGGTTGATGTCAGTGTTCCTCAGCCAAGGGAAGCCATAGGAGGAAGGGGTTCTTATGCGTATTCAGGTCAAGTCAGGACAGGCGAAGGATGGCGTTATGGTATATGGAGCGCTCGAAGGCGAGCAGAAGCCGGAGCGGTTGATTCCGGCGCGCCCCGGCACGGGTCGGGCCGGGGCCGCGGCGGCGCGGGATAAGGCGCTGGCTGAATTGCTGCGGGGTGCGGGATTCCGCGGCAGTAAAAACGAAACGTGTCTGCTGCCTCGCGGGAACGCCTGGGTGCTGGTCGTCGGGCTCGGCAAGGCTAAGGACCTCTCACTCGATCAGGCGCGGCAGTTCGCCGCCACCGCCGCGCGCGCCGTGCGAGCAAAAGGGCACACGCGTCTCACACTGCCGGTGCTCAATGAGCGCGCCGTCGGATCGGTGACTCGGACCGCGCAGGCCATGGCCGAAGGGGCGTTGCTCGGACTCTACCGCTATGACAAGCTGAAGGAAATTCCAAAGCACGAGCAGGGCAAGCGCATTGACGCGCTGACACTCATCGTTGATGATGCTCGCGATGTGGCGCAAGCCAAGCGTGGGGTGGAGAAAGCCGAAGCGATTGCCGAGGCCGTGTATTTGACCCGCGATCTCATCACTGGGCCATCCAACATCATCACGCCGACCCATCTCGCCAATGAGGCGCGCAGGCTGGCCAAGCAGTATCGGCTGAAGTGCACCGTCATCCCATTTGCCCATCTGAAGCAGCTTGGCTTCGGCGGCCTCGTCGGGGTCGCACAGGGCTCAGCGCATCCGGCCCAGTTCATCGTGCTGGAATACAAACCGGCTCGTGCCAGGGCTACCTTTGCGTTGTGCGGCAAAGGGATCACCTTTGACACCGGCGGGATCAGCATCAAGCCGTCGCTGCGGATGGAAGAGATGAAGTACGACATGTCGGGTGCTGCCGCGGTGCTGGGGACGCTTAAAGCCGCCGCGGCGCTCAAACTTCCCCATCACATCGTTGGGATTATTGCGGCCACGGAAAACATGCCCTCCGGGACCGCGCAAAAACCCGGCGACGTGGTCAAGACGCTCTCCGGCAAGACGATTGAAGTCATCAACACCGACGCCGAGGGGCGGCTGGTACTCTCCGACTGTTTGCACTACGCCAAGCGGTATAAGCCGGATGTCTGCATTGATTTGGCAACACTGACTGGTGCGTGCGTGGTCGCCCTGGGCGCTGAAGCCGCCGGGTTGATGACGAAGAATGACCGGCTCGCCACGCGCATTGAGGAGGCGGGCAACGCCACCCATGAGCGGGTCTGGCGGCTGCCGATGTGGGATGAATACGCGGAGATGCTCAAGTCCGACATCGCCGACATCAAGAATGTCACCGACACCGGCCAGGCCGGCACCATCACCGCGGCGAAATTCCTGGAGACCTTCGCCGAGGGGCTGCCGTGGGCGCACGTGGACATTGCCGCCACCGCCTGGACGCAGAAGGATAAGCCGTACGTGCCCAAAGGGGCGGTTGGCATCGGCGTGCGATTGCTCATCGAGCTGATGGAGCGATGGAAATAAAAAAGCGAAGGGCGATATCAGATATCGAGTTCGATATCTGATATCGTAGTTGACATGGACGATGAGTTGAGACGGTTGCGGCAAGTGCTGGAGATCCCAGTGGGCAAAGAGTGGGAGCAGGCGGTGC from Candidatus Omnitrophota bacterium includes the following:
- a CDS encoding cofactor-independent phosphoglycerate mutase, encoding MKYVVVLPDGVADVPIAALGNKTPLEAAKHPNMDWIAANGVTGWAHTIPQGFPPGSDVGCMSVFGYDPKKYYTGRAPLEAAAQGIALGDGDVAFRCNTVTITDGVMTDYSAGHIESADSHELIKTVNERLGSKHGVRFYPGVSYRHLMVIHGAEYGKTQCVPAHDLSDKPVMPPKGMGAEKLGQILCEAAGILKDHPVNQRRIAAGKRPANQLWFWGQGTVAKFPLFQKEYGLKGACISAVDIVRGLGTLVGFDIIKVPGITGYFDTNYKGKAEYALKALENHDFVLVHVEPTDEAGHMGDAQKKIQAIEDTDRLVVGTLLEGLKKRGEPYAIMIVCDHPTSTALKTHIAEPVPFAMYPTKSTHERVTTYNETAVNAATTRIQDGYRLMSVFLSQGKP
- a CDS encoding cysteine desulfurase, which codes for MVERIYLDYASQTPMLSEVRQAMAAALEEAGNPSSIHGEGRRAKQLLEQARKQVAALINAKPEEIYFTSCGTESNNWALRGLLAANQRKGIPGPPENRASRTSRTTQVGKHLVISAIEHPSISLVARRLELDRRATVSLLPVDSEGIIAPSALKALIKPETMLVSVMLANGEVGTIQSIKELAAIAHEHGALIHTDAIAAVGHISVDVKELGIDALSLAANQMYGPPGAAALYVRDGVRILPLLEGGGQEHGGRSGTEALPAIVGLGAAAERSDRYQISNSISDIALRRNRLRDGLKERIERIRFNGSWTSRLPHNLHVCIDGVSSESLVLGLDQAGIAAGLGSACNAKSMRPSHVLKAMGLSDDEAKGALVLSVGLPTTEEEIDRALEIIPRVVQQLRSVTALTTRYQI
- a CDS encoding leucyl aminopeptidase, which codes for MVYGALEGEQKPERLIPARPGTGRAGAAAARDKALAELLRGAGFRGSKNETCLLPRGNAWVLVVGLGKAKDLSLDQARQFAATAARAVRAKGHTRLTLPVLNERAVGSVTRTAQAMAEGALLGLYRYDKLKEIPKHEQGKRIDALTLIVDDARDVAQAKRGVEKAEAIAEAVYLTRDLITGPSNIITPTHLANEARRLAKQYRLKCTVIPFAHLKQLGFGGLVGVAQGSAHPAQFIVLEYKPARARATFALCGKGITFDTGGISIKPSLRMEEMKYDMSGAAAVLGTLKAAAALKLPHHIVGIIAATENMPSGTAQKPGDVVKTLSGKTIEVINTDAEGRLVLSDCLHYAKRYKPDVCIDLATLTGACVVALGAEAAGLMTKNDRLATRIEEAGNATHERVWRLPMWDEYAEMLKSDIADIKNVTDTGQAGTITAAKFLETFAEGLPWAHVDIAATAWTQKDKPYVPKGAVGIGVRLLIELMERWK
- a CDS encoding glutamate synthase subunit alpha, translated to ATVNTRPPMALRDLLDVTPLGKPIPVEEVEPVDAITRRFVTASISYGALSLEAHETMAIAMNRLGGKSGSGEGGEDPARYHPTDPKMNRSSAIKQVASGRFGVTPEYLMSARELEIKMAQGSKPGEGGQLPGHKVAPDIARVRHTIPGLSLISPPPHHDIYSIEDLAQLIYDLKMINPAARVNVKLVSEAGVGTIAAGVAKGHADNILISGYDGGTGASPLSSIKNAGLPWELGLAETQQTLRANGLRERVILRADGGMKTGRDVLIAAAFGAEEYGFGTAAVVATGCVMTRQCHLNTCPVGVATQDRQLRARFAGTPEMVVNYMRFVAQELREYLAALGARALNELIGRSDLLTRRAGLALSSKAKTVELQSLMATVDEGPRFHTVARNDRPNEHPLDDDILRDASAAIERGEKITRSYAIRNTNRTIGARVAGAIAKRYGDQGLPAGTIDVTLRGVAGQSFGAFCANGIRLTLIGEANDYVGKGMGGGELIVRPPDESPFAWDKNVIIGNTCLYGATGGVLYAGGRAGERFAVRNSGGFAVVEGLGDHGCEYMTGGLVLVLGSTGRNFGAGMTGGRAYVLDEERVFERRVNLELVELHQLEGDDDVANVRALLERHFVATKSNKALEILSNWEDHQELFWMVVPRGAGAKLEHLVSAKEG
- a CDS encoding Mrp/NBP35 family ATP-binding protein, with the translated sequence MVTELHVLNALRMVQDPDLRRDIVSLGFVKNLSIDGGRIAFQIELTTPACPVRDVMREEARKVVAAIPGVTSVEIGMTSQVRRSVGSVGPSMGGVAIPTIKNVIPIASGKGGVGKSTVSANLALALAKTGARVGLMDADVYGPTIPTLLGITALPEVDEQNRMTPVEQYGVKVISMGFFMKPEDAVIWRGPMLHKTVQQFLGGVLWGELDYLLVDLPPGTGDVQLSLCQSIPITGAVIVSTPQDVALNVAQKAIAMFKKLNAPVLGIIENMSAYVCPHCGKQDQIFGIGGAKATAERMNIPLLGEIPLATEVRTTSDAGTPIVLADPAAPAAKAFIKAAEALAAQVSIRAMQGELAPQVKMTF
- a CDS encoding DUF971 domain-containing protein, which encodes MSSVAPVEIGRANQYDVKICWQDGHESIYLARELRLKCPCAGCVDELTGAARIISTSIPQNVVPLKIDLIGRYAISIQWSDGHNTGIYPFEYLRSISDMK